In Elephas maximus indicus isolate mEleMax1 chromosome 7, mEleMax1 primary haplotype, whole genome shotgun sequence, the following proteins share a genomic window:
- the LOC126079910 gene encoding olfactory receptor 5W2-like, with the protein MDEENCSSLTEFQLLGITNNPEIEATIFAIFLAAYLIILVTNLGMIILIRMDSQLQTPMYFFLSHLSFCDLCYSTAVGPKMLVDLLTKDKSISFYGCALQFFIFCIFGDSECLLLAVMAFDRYKAISNPLLYTVNMSSRVCSVLTAGVYLVGMVDALIDMTLAFRLCFCGSNEINHFFCDLPPLLLLSCSDIQVNELALFTVFGFIELSSISGVLVSYCYIILSVLKIRSAEGKFKAFSTCTSHLIAVAIFQGTGLFMYFRPSSAYSLDGDKMTSLFYTLVIPMLNPLIYSLRNKDVKEALKKLKNKRWFY; encoded by the coding sequence atGGATGAAGAAAATTGTTCCTCCTTGACTGAATTCCAACTCTTGGGAATTACTAATAACCCTGAGATTGAAGCGACCATATTTGCTATATTTCTGGCTGCATATCTCATTATTCTTGTGACAAATCTTGGAATGATCATTTTAATTAGAATGGACTCCCAGCTTCAAACAccaatgtactttttcctcagccacctcTCCTTCTGTGACCTCTGTTATTCCACAGCAGTTGGACCCAAGATGCTGGTGGACCTCTTAACTAAAGACAAGTCAATTTCCTTCTATGGCTGTGCTCTGCAATTCttcatcttctgtatctttggagATTCTGAGTGCCTCCTGCTGGCAGTGATGGCCTTTGATAGGTACAAGGCCATTAGCAATCCCTTGCTGTATACAGTCAACATGTCCAGCAGGGTGTGCTCCGTCCTCACGGCTGGGGTTTACCTGGTAGGCATGGTGGATGCTTTGATAGATATGACGTTAGCTTTCCGCTTATGTTTCTGTGGGTCAAATGAAAttaatcatttcttctgtgacttacctccccttctcctcctttcCTGTTCTGATATTCAAGTCAATGAGCTGGCATTATTCACTGTTTTTGGCTTCATAGAACTGAGTTCCATTTCAGGAGTTCTTGTCTCTTACTGTTACATCATTCTCTCAGTCTTAAAGATCCGCTCTGCTGAGGGAAAGTTCAAAGCTTTCTCCACCTGCACCTCTCACTTAATTGCTGTTGCAATTTTCCAGGGAACAGGACTTTTCATGTATTTCCGACCAAGTTCTGCCTACTCTCTAGATGGAGACAAAATGACCTCATTGTTTTACACCCTTGTCATCCCCATGTTAAACCCACTGATTTACAGTCTACGAAACAAAGATGTGAAAGAGGCTCTtaagaaacttaaaaataaaagatggttTTATTGA